Genomic window (Sphingomonas sp. S1-29):
GCGCGATAGCGCTGCGCTTCGGTCATGTCGGTCAGCCCGGCATCCTCGATCGCCTGACCCGCGGCATCGATGCCGAAAATGATGAACGGATCGACCTGGCGCTGGACCTTGTGGTCGACACGCTTGCCCGGATCGAAACCATATTCATGGTCGGCGGGCTTCACCTCGCAGGCGATGCGGCACTGATATTCGCTCGCGTCGAAGCGCGTGATCGGCGCGGCGCCCGATTTGCCCGCGATCAGGTTCTTCCAGACGGTTTCCACCTCGGCCCCCAGCGGGGTGACGAGGCCAAGGCCGGTCACGACTACGCGACGCATCGCATCTCTCCGTTCAGTTCATCAAAGCAAAACGGCTCCCCACCCGGGATATTAGCCCGTTGGCGGAGAGCCGTTGCAATCAGTCGCCCCGTTCGCAGGGGCAAGCGACATAAGCTGCGATCAGCCCTTGTGCTCGTCGATATAGGTGATCGCGTCGCGCACAGTCGTGATCTTCTCGGCGGCATCGTCGGGGATCTCGACGCCGAATTCCTCTTCGAACGCCATCACCAGCTCGACGATGTCGAGGCTGTCTGCACCCAGGTCGTCGATGAAGCTCGCGTCTTCGGTGACCTTCTCGGCCTCGACGCCCAGGTTTTCGACGACAATCTTCTTCACGCGATCGGCGGTGTCGCTCATGGTAGCTTGATCCTCAGTTGCGGCTATTCGTGATTCCTGAACGCACCTAGAACGGACCTCCATCAGTGGCAAGGCCCGTGCGATGCTTAGCGGTCGGTCAACATTTACGCGGCTATGCCTCAGCGATGCGCCGAC
Coding sequences:
- a CDS encoding acyl carrier protein, coding for MSDTADRVKKIVVENLGVEAEKVTEDASFIDDLGADSLDIVELVMAFEEEFGVEIPDDAAEKITTVRDAITYIDEHKG